TAACAATACTAATACTAAAAGAACCCCTGAAAATAGGAACACTTTTTTATGTTTCATAATCTTCTCCCTTATTATTTTTTAAATAGAAAAAGGTGGGATCTTCTCCCACCTTCAAGGATAGATGGTCTATCCATTAATTTAAGCCAAATTTTTGAGATAATGCTTGGTCGTGTTCTTCCATCGCACGAGCAGCACTTACTAATTGTAAATTGATTTGTTCTAATAATTCAGCAAATTCTCTTACTTTTGGTTTTAGTTCATTGAATTGGCGATCAAAACCTTGGAAAGCTTGACCTTCCCATTCTGATGCCAATGTTTGTTGTAAACCAGTTAAGTTTGATAAGATGCTATTCACTTCGTTTGAAGCTTTATTATATTCACGTGCACGTGTTTGTAACGTTTCTGGTGATACTCTAATTTGTCCCATAATCTTGAACTCCTTAAAATTAAATTTTTGTTACATTTATACGTCGATAGTAGCATATTCATAAATATTTAGCAATATATAAATGAATATTTCATGGTGCGTATCATCGTTATTTTTTAGTAATATCTTCTCTCTTTATTTTGAAATACTCTCTAAAAAGTTATATTGCTATCAGATAACTTTTTCCATCTTTCGTTTTCTCGATCAATATTTTTTTGAATTGCTTCTGAAAAATTACCTTTAATATCCTTATCCACCACATTTTTAATATGTTCTATCTCGGTATATACTTTCTTTGCAGATTGAACATACTCTTTATCTATTTTGTATTTTAATCTATCACGTAACGCCACTTTTGCAGGTACGTAATACAATCTTATCGTCCGTCTTTCAAGTGATTTTTCCACTTCAAGCAATATTTCACTAGTAGATTGTGCTGCTCCTCTCATCAAATTTTGATAAGCATTTTCGATTGTCTCCCAAACTTGAGTTGCCATCGACCCTATTTCCATTCTATCCCTCATCTTCTAATCTATAAATTTCTATTTGTAAATCTTCCATCTCTTCTGATTTCTTTCGAAGCTTTGTCTTATACTCCAGTTGGATTTTTTCAGATTCTCTGTCTAATGAGTTTAGAGTTCTATAAAATTTCTCATCATTCGCTTCATAATATAATTGGAATAATTGACTCATTTTTTCGTAATCCACTACTTGATCTTCATTATTCTTTAATTCCTGTACTGAAACCTGATATTTTTGTTCTAACATATTAGCAAGTTCTCTTCTGAAAGAATTAACTCTTCTTGTTTTTTCTTCTATTTTAGATAATTCTCTTTTCTCCTCATTTTTTATCTCATCAATTTCAGCACAAATTTTTCTTAACCTACTCTGTAAGGTCCCCTTTTTATCCATATTTATCTCTATCCTTTAACAAATAAAGTTGATAACTCTTGATCTTTTTCAACTAATTCGGCAATACCATCATTAATTACCTTTCTTAACGTATCAAAATTTTCTGCAATTTCAACAGCTGTTTGTAGTTTTTTATTACTGTATTCTTCGACATCACCAACAATGGAGTCGTAATGAACGCCTTGTTCATAATACACAGCCATTATTTCCTCAGCTGACAACTTATAATTAGCTGGTACTTTCGATAATTCTTTATATAGTTCATTTGCTTCCTGGATTCCTTTTGCTTGAGATTGTTTGAACGATTCTATAGCTGCGTTATTAACTTCCACAAGCCCCTCAGATAATACTTGAGCCTGAAGTGCATCCAAATAAATCCATTGACTTTTTGTCACTCCAGATATACCTTCTCGACTAGAATGAATAAATTGCAACTTTTTATCTGTAATGCTACTCATACCAAATTCGATTGCTAAAATTCTCTCTAACTCAGCAACTTGAGCAGAATCGTTAACTATTGAATCTAAGCCATGGTCTCCAGAATTT
This Granulicatella adiacens ATCC 49175 DNA region includes the following protein-coding sequences:
- a CDS encoding WXG100 family type VII secretion target, translating into MMGQIRVSPETLQTRAREYNKASNEVNSILSNLTGLQQTLASEWEGQAFQGFDRQFNELKPKVREFAELLEQINLQLVSAARAMEEHDQALSQKFGLN